From the genome of Excalfactoria chinensis isolate bCotChi1 chromosome 12, bCotChi1.hap2, whole genome shotgun sequence, one region includes:
- the WNT5A gene encoding protein Wnt-5a isoform X1, translating to MEKSTAVLIQGGALGTVGSTMASQYLLVALAIFSSCTQVVIEASSWWSLGMNPMNPMNPVQMSEVYIIGAQPLCSQLAGLSQGQKKLCQLYQDHMQFIGEGAKTGIKECQYQFRHRRWNCSTVDNNSVFGRVMQIGSRETAFTYAVSAAGVVNAMSRACREGELSSCGCSRAARPKDLPRDWLWGGCGDNIEYGYRFAKEFVDARERERVYQRGSYESARIMMNLHNNEAGRRTVYNLADVACKCHGVSGSCSLKTCWLQLADFRKVGDALKEKYDSAAAMKLNSRGKLVQMNSRFNAPTIHDLIYIDPSPDYCMRNESTGSLGTQGRLCNKTSEGMDGCELMCCGRGYDQFKTVQRERCHCKFHWCCYVKCKLCTEIVDQFVCK from the exons ATGGAG AAATCCACTGCAGTATTAATCCAAGGAGGTGCTCTGGGGACAGTTGGCAGCACAATGGCTTCTCAGTACCTCTTAGTGGCTCTGGCCATCTTCTCCTCTTGTACCCAAGTTGTAATAGAAGCCAGCTCTTGGTG GTCTTTAGGGATGAACCCTATGAACCCCATGAACCCTGTGCAGATGTCAGAGGTATATATAATAGGAGCCCAGCCACTATGTAGCCAGCTAGCAGGGCTTTCCCAAGGACAGAAGAAACTCTGCCAGTTGTATCAGGACCATATGCAATTCATTGGAGAGGGTGCAAAGACCGGCATTAAGGAATGCCAGTATCAGTTCAGACACAGAAGATGGAATTGCAGCACTGTGGACAACAACTCTGTTTTTGGCAGAGTCATGCAGATAG GTAGCCGGGAGACAGCATTCACCTACGCAGTGAGTGCGGCCGGGGTGGTCAACGCCATGAGCCGGGCATGCCGAGAGGGCGAGCTCTCCTCTTGTGGCTGCAGCCGGGCCGCACGGCCCAAGGACCTGCCCCGGGACTGGCTGTGGGGCGGCTGTGGGGACAACATTGAGTACGGATACCGCTTTGCCAAGGAGTTTGTTGACGCCCGGGAACGGGAGAGAGTTTACCAGAGAGGCTCCTACGAGAGTGCCCGGATCATGATGAACCTACACAACAATGAGGCTGGGAGGAGA ACTGTGTACAACCTGGCTGACGTGGCCTGTAAGTGCCATGGTGTCTCTGGTTCCTGTAGCCTGAAGACCTGTTGGCTTCAGCTTGCTGATTTCCGCAAGGTAGGCGATGCCCTGAAGGAGAAATACGATAGTGCTGCTGCCATGAAACTCAACAGCCGGGGCAAGCTGGTGCAGATGAACAGCCGCTTCAATGCACCCACCATCCATGACCTGATCTACATCGATCCCAGCCCCGACTACTGCATGCGCAATGAGAGCACCGGGTCCCTGGGCACCCAGGGCCGCCTTTGCAATAAGACCTCAGAGGGCATGGACGGCTGTGAACTAATGTGCTGTGGCCGGGGATATGACCAGTTCAAGACGGTACAGCGAGAGCGCTGCCACTGCAAGTTCCACTGGTGCTGCTATGTGAAATGCAAGTTGTGCACAGAGATCGTGGACCAGTTTGTGTGCAAATAG
- the WNT5A gene encoding protein Wnt-5a isoform X2, translating to MASQYLLVALAIFSSCTQVVIEASSWWSLGMNPMNPMNPVQMSEVYIIGAQPLCSQLAGLSQGQKKLCQLYQDHMQFIGEGAKTGIKECQYQFRHRRWNCSTVDNNSVFGRVMQIGSRETAFTYAVSAAGVVNAMSRACREGELSSCGCSRAARPKDLPRDWLWGGCGDNIEYGYRFAKEFVDARERERVYQRGSYESARIMMNLHNNEAGRRTVYNLADVACKCHGVSGSCSLKTCWLQLADFRKVGDALKEKYDSAAAMKLNSRGKLVQMNSRFNAPTIHDLIYIDPSPDYCMRNESTGSLGTQGRLCNKTSEGMDGCELMCCGRGYDQFKTVQRERCHCKFHWCCYVKCKLCTEIVDQFVCK from the exons ATGGCTTCTCAGTACCTCTTAGTGGCTCTGGCCATCTTCTCCTCTTGTACCCAAGTTGTAATAGAAGCCAGCTCTTGGTG GTCTTTAGGGATGAACCCTATGAACCCCATGAACCCTGTGCAGATGTCAGAGGTATATATAATAGGAGCCCAGCCACTATGTAGCCAGCTAGCAGGGCTTTCCCAAGGACAGAAGAAACTCTGCCAGTTGTATCAGGACCATATGCAATTCATTGGAGAGGGTGCAAAGACCGGCATTAAGGAATGCCAGTATCAGTTCAGACACAGAAGATGGAATTGCAGCACTGTGGACAACAACTCTGTTTTTGGCAGAGTCATGCAGATAG GTAGCCGGGAGACAGCATTCACCTACGCAGTGAGTGCGGCCGGGGTGGTCAACGCCATGAGCCGGGCATGCCGAGAGGGCGAGCTCTCCTCTTGTGGCTGCAGCCGGGCCGCACGGCCCAAGGACCTGCCCCGGGACTGGCTGTGGGGCGGCTGTGGGGACAACATTGAGTACGGATACCGCTTTGCCAAGGAGTTTGTTGACGCCCGGGAACGGGAGAGAGTTTACCAGAGAGGCTCCTACGAGAGTGCCCGGATCATGATGAACCTACACAACAATGAGGCTGGGAGGAGA ACTGTGTACAACCTGGCTGACGTGGCCTGTAAGTGCCATGGTGTCTCTGGTTCCTGTAGCCTGAAGACCTGTTGGCTTCAGCTTGCTGATTTCCGCAAGGTAGGCGATGCCCTGAAGGAGAAATACGATAGTGCTGCTGCCATGAAACTCAACAGCCGGGGCAAGCTGGTGCAGATGAACAGCCGCTTCAATGCACCCACCATCCATGACCTGATCTACATCGATCCCAGCCCCGACTACTGCATGCGCAATGAGAGCACCGGGTCCCTGGGCACCCAGGGCCGCCTTTGCAATAAGACCTCAGAGGGCATGGACGGCTGTGAACTAATGTGCTGTGGCCGGGGATATGACCAGTTCAAGACGGTACAGCGAGAGCGCTGCCACTGCAAGTTCCACTGGTGCTGCTATGTGAAATGCAAGTTGTGCACAGAGATCGTGGACCAGTTTGTGTGCAAATAG